One Panicum virgatum strain AP13 chromosome 9K, P.virgatum_v5, whole genome shotgun sequence genomic region harbors:
- the LOC120649903 gene encoding 1-aminocyclopropane-1-carboxylate synthase 1-like, with protein sequence MVSMVVADEKPQLLSKKAACNSHGQDSSYFLGWEEYEKNPYDPVANPGGIIQMGLAENQLSFDLLEAWLEANPDALGLRRGGASVFRELALFQDYHGMPAFKNALARFMSEQRGFRVAFDPSTIVLTAGATSANEALMFCLADHGDAFLIPTPYYPGFDRDLKWRTGAEIVPVHCTSANGFRVTRAALDDAYRRAQRRCLRVKGVLITNPSNPLGTTSPRADLELLVDFVAAKGIHLVSDEIYSGTAFAEPGFVSVLEVVAARGGAAAEGLAERVHVVYSLSKDLGLPGFRVGAIYSSNAAVVSAATKMSSFGLVSSQTQHLLASLLGDRDFTRRYIAENTRRIKERRDQLAEGLRAIGIEVLEGNAGLFCWVRMGSLMRSQSFEGEMELWKKVVFEVGLNISPGSSCHCREPGWFRVCFANTSAKTLDVALQRLAAFAEASGGKGAPARRGLAGGPARTMSCPVARFSWANRLTPGSADRKAER encoded by the exons ATGGTGAGCATGGTCGTCGCCGACGAGAAGCCGCAGCTGCTGTCCAAGAAGGCGGCGTGCAACAGCCACGGCCAGGACTCGTCCTACTTCCTGGGGTGGGAGGAATATGAGAAGAACCCCTACGACCCCGTCGCCAACCCCGGCGGCATCATCCAGATGGGCCTCGCCGAGAACCAGCTCTCGTTCGACCTCCTCGAGGCGTGGCTGGAGGCCAACCCGGACGCGctcggcctccgccgcggcggcgcctccgtcTTCCGCGAGCTCGCGCTCTTCCAGGACTACCACGGCATGCCGGCCTTCAAGAAT GCATTGGCGCGGTTCATGTCCGAGCAGCGAGGCTTCAGGGTGGCCTTTGACCCCAGCACCATCGTGCtcaccgccggcgccacctCGGCCAACGAGgcgctcatgttctgcctcgcCGACCACGGAGACGCCTTTCTCATCCCCACGCCATACTACCCAGG CTTCGACCGCGACCTCAAGTGGCGCACCGGCGCCGAGATCGTCCCCGTCCACTGCACGAGCGCCAACGGCTTCCGGGTGACGCGCGCCGCGCTGGACGACGCGTACCGCCGCGCCCAGAGGCGCTGCCTGCGCGTCAAGGGCGTGCTCATCACCAACCCCTCCAACCCGCTGGGCACCACGTCGCCGCGCGCCGACCTGGAGCTCCTCGTCGACTTCGTGGCCGCCAAGGGCATCCACCTCGTCAGCGACGAGATCTACTCCGGCACGGCCTTCGCCGAGCCGGGCTTCGTCAGCGTCCTCGAGGtcgtggcggcgcgcggcggcgccgcggcggagggcctGGCGGAGCGCGTGCACGTCGTGTACAGCCTGTCCAAGGACCTGGGCCTCCCGGGCTTCCGCGTGGGCGCCATCTACTCCTCCAACGCCGCCGTCGTCTCCGCGGCCACCAAGATGTCCAGCTTCGGGCTCGTCTCCTCCCAGACGCAGCACCTCCTGGCGTCGCTCCTGGGCGACCGGGACTTCACCCGCCGCTACATCGCCGAGAACACGCGGCGCATCAAGGAGCGGCGCGACCAGCTGGCGGAGGGCCTGCGGGCGATCGGCATTGAAGTCCTGGAGGGCAACGCGGGGCTCTTCTGCTGGGTGCGGATGGGCAGCCTGATGCGGAGCCAGTCGTTCGAGGGCGAGATGGAGCTGTGGAAGAAGGTGGTGTTCGAGGTCGGGCTCAACATCTCCCCGGGCTCCTCGTGCCACTGCCGCGAGCCCGGCTGGTTCCGCGTCTGCTTCGCCAACACGTCCGCCAAGACCCTCGACGTCGCCCTCCAGCGCCTCGCCGCCTTCGCCGAGGCCAGCGGCGGCAAGggcgcccccgcgcgccgcggcctcgccggcggccccgccAGGACCATGAGCTGCCCCGTCGCCCGCTTCAGCTGGGCCAACCGCCTCACCCCGGGCTCCGCCGACCGGAAGGCCGAgcggtag